In Bombyx mori chromosome 11, ASM3026992v2, one genomic interval encodes:
- the LOC101740082 gene encoding sericin 1 isoform X8, producing the protein MRFVLCCTLIALAALSVKAFGHHPGNRDTVEVKNRKYNAASSESSYLNKDNDSISAGAHRAKSVEQSQDKSKYTSGPEGVSYSGRSQNYKDSKQAYADYHSDPNGGSASAGQSRDSSLRERNVHYVSDGEAVAASSDARDENRSAQQNAQANWNADGSYGVSADRSGSASSRRRQANYYSDKDITAASKDDSRADSSRRSNAYYNRDSDGSESAGLSDRRASSSKNDNVFVYRTKDSIGGQAKSSRSSHSQESDAYYNSSPDGSYNAGTRDSSISNKKKASSTIYADKDQIRAANDRYSSKQLKQSSAQISSGPEGTSVSSKDRQYSNDKRSKSDAYVGRDGTVAYSNKDSEKTSRQSNTNYADQNSVRSDSAASDQTSNSYDKGYSDKNTVAHSSGSRGSQNQKSSSYRADKDGFSSSTNTEKSRFSSSNSVVETSDGTSASRESSAEDTKSSNSNVQSDETGEEEELFDVVSYQKIEDGKPVIIMKVIPVEKSASQSSSSRSSQESASYSSSSSSSKESSSSSSRAASSTDASSNTDSNSNSAGSSTSGGSSTYGYSSNSRDGSVSTTGSSSNTDSNSNSVGSRKSGGSSSHEDSSKSRDENVSTTGSSSNTDSNSNSAGSSTSGGSSTYGYSSNSRDGSVSSTGSSSNTDSNSNSAGSSTSGGSSTYGYSSNSRDGSVSSTGSSSNTDSNSNSVGSRKSGGSSSHEDSSKSRDETVSTTDSSSNTDSNSNSVETRKSGGSSSHEDSSKSRDENVSTTGSSSNTDSNSNSAGSSTSGGSSTYGYSSNSRDGSVSSTGSSSNTDSNSNSAGSSTSGGSSTYGYSSNSHDGSVSSTGSSSNTDSNSNSVGSRKSGGSSSHEDSSKSRDENVSTTGSSSNTDSNSNSAGSSTSGGSSTYGYSSNSRDGSVSSTGSSSYTDSNSNSAGSSTSGGSSTYGYSSNSHDGSVSSTGSSSNTDSNSNSVGSRKSGGSSSHEDSSKSRDENVSTTGSSSNTDSNSNSAGSSTSGGSSTYGYSSNSRDGSVSSTGSSSNTDSNSNSAGSSTSGGSSTYGYSSNSHDGSVSSTGSSSNTDSNSNSVESKKSGGSSSHEDSSKSRDGSVSSTGSSSNTDSNSNSAGSSTSGGSSTYGYSSNSRDGSVSSTGSSSNTDSNSNSAGSSTSGGSSTYGYSSNSHDGSVSSTGSSSNTDSISNSVGSRKSGGSSSHEDSSKSRDENVSTTGSSSNTDSNSNSAGSSTSGGSSTYGYSSNSRDGSVSSTGSSSYTDSNSNSAGSSTSGGSSTYGYSSNSHDGSVSSTGSSSNTDSNSNSVGSRKSGGSSSHEDSSKSRDENVSTTGSSSNTDSNSNSAGSSTSGGSSTYGYSSNSRDGSVSSTGSSSYTDSNSNSAGSSTSGGSSTYGYSSNSRDGSVSSTGSSSNTDSNSNSVGSRKSGGSSSHEDSSKSRDENVSTTGSSSNTDSNSNSAGSSTSGGSSTYGYSSNSRDGSVSSTGSSSNTDSNSNSAGSSTSGGSSTYGYSSNSRDGSVSSTGSSSYTDSNSNSAGSSTSGGSSTYGYSSNSRDESVSSTGSSSNTDSNSNSVGSRKSGGSSSHEDSSKSRDENVSTTGSSSNTDSNSNSAGSSTSGGSSTYGYSSNSRDGSVSSTGSSSNTDSNSNSAGSSTSGGSSTYGYSSNSHDGSVSSTGSSSNTDSNSNSVGSRKSGGSSSHEDSSKSRDGSVSSTGSSSNTDSNSNSAGSSTSGGSSTYGYSSNSRDGSVSSTGSSSYTDSNSNSAGSSTSGGSSTYGYSSNSHDGSVSSTGSSSNTDSNSNSVGSRKSDGSSSHEDSSKSRDENVSTTDSSSNTDSNSNSAGSSTSGGSSTYGYSSNSRDGSVSSTGSSSNTDSNSNSAGSSTSGGSSTYGYSSNSRDGSVSSTGSSSNTDSNSNSAGSSTSGGSSNYGYSSNSRDGGVSSTGSSSYTDSNSNSAGSSTSGGSSTYGYSSNSHDGSVSSTGSSSNTDSNSNSVGSRKSGGSSSHEDSSKSRDENVSTTGSSSNTDSNSNSAGSSTSGGSSTYGYSSNSRDGSVSSTGSSSNTDSNSNSAGSSTSGGSSTYGYSSNSRDGSVSSTGSSSYTDSNSNSAGSSTSGGSSTYGYSSNSRDESVSSTGSSSNTDSNSNSVGSRKSGGSSSHEDSSKSRDENVSTTGSSSNTDSNSNSAGSRTSGGSSTYGYSYNSRDGSVSSTGSSSNTDSNSNSAGSSTSGGSSTYGYSSNSRDESVSSTGSSSNTDSNSNSVGSRKSDGSSSHEDSSKSRDESVSTTGSSSNTDSNSSSAGSSTSGGSSTYGYSSNSGDGSVSSTGSSSNTESNSNSEGSRTSGGSSTYGYSSNSRDGSVSSTGSSSNTDSNSNSAGSSTSGGSSTYGYSSNSRDESVSSTGSSSNTDSNSNSVGSRKSDGSSSHEDSSKSRDENVSTTGSSSNTDSNSSSAGSSTSGGSSTYGYSSNSGDGSVSSTGSSSNTDSNSNSAGSSTSGGSSTYGYSSNSRDGSVSSTGSSSNTDSNSNSAGSSTSGGSSTYGYSSNSRDGSVSSTGSSSNTDSNSNSAGSSTSGSSNTHGASHGLASSGGSIASATSTPDILTIALSEDSSEVDIDLGNLGWWWNSDNKAQRAAGGATKSEASSSTQATTVSGADDSADSYTWWWNPRRSSSSSSSASSSSSGSNVGGSSQSSGSSTSGSNARGHLGTVSSTGSTSNTDSSSKSAGSRTSGGSSTYGYSSSHRGGSVSSTGSSSNTDSSTKNAGSSTSGGSSTYGYSSSHRGGSVSSTGSSSNTDSSTKNAGSSTSGGSSTYGYSSSHRGGSVSSTGSSSNTDSSTKSAGSSTSGGSSTYGYSSRHRGGRVSSTGSSSTTDASSNSVGSSTSGGSSTYGYSSNSRDGSVSSTGSSSNTDSNSNSAGSSTSGGSSTYGYSSNSRDGSVSSTGSSSNTDSNSNSAGSSTSGGSSTYGYSSNSRDGSVSSTGSSSNTDASTDLTGSSTSGGSSTYGYSSDSRDGSVSSTGSSSNTDASTDLAGSSTSGGSSTYGYSSDCGDGSVSSTGSSSNTDASTDLAGSSTSGGSSTYGYSSDSRDGSVSSTGSSSNTDASTDLAGSSTSGGSSTYGYSSNSRDGSVSSTGSSSNTDASTDLTGSSTSGGSSTYGYSSSNRDGSVLATGSSSNTDASTTEESTTSAGSSTEGYSSSSHDGSVTSTDGSSTSGGASSSSASTAKSDAASSEDGFWWWNRRKSGSGHKSATVQSSTTDKTSTDSASSTDSTSSTSGASTTTSGSSSTSGGSSTSDASSTSSSVSRSHRSGVNRLLHKPGQGKICLCFENIFDIPYHLRKNIGV; encoded by the exons CCGGCAATCGAGATACAGTCGAAGTCAAAAACCGAAAGTACAATGCAGCTAGCAGTGAAAGCTCTTACCTCAACAAAGATAATGATTCGATAAGTGCCGGAGCGCACCGGGCCAAGTCCGTAGAGCAGAGTCAGGATAAAAGCAAATATACATCTGGTCCAGAAGGCGTGTCGTACAGCGGAAGGTCTCAGAACTATAAAGATTCCAAGCAAGCTTATGCCGATTATCACAGCGATCCGAACGGCGGATCTGCTTCTGCCGGACAATCTCGCGACAGCAGCCTGAGAGAGAGAAACGTACATTACGTCTCTGACGGTGAAGCAGTGGCCGCTTCCAGTGACGCTCGCGATGAAAACCGATCCGCCCAACAGAATGCTCAGGCCAATTGGAACGCTGACGGTTCTTACGGAGTTAGCGCTGATCGAAGTGGTTCCGCTAGTTCTAGACGCCGCCAAGCCAATTACTACTCCGATAAAGACATCACTGCTGCTTCTAAAGACGATTCACGTGCAGATTCTTCTAGGAGAAGCAATGCCTATTACAACAGAGATAGTGACGGCTCAGAATCCGCTGGATTAAGTGACCGTAGAGCTTCTTCCTCGAAAAATGATAATGTATTTGTTTACCGCACTAAGGATTCTATTGGAGGACAAGCGAAATCTTCAAGATCATCTCATTCACAAGAGAGCGACGCTTATTATAACTCCAGTCCGGATGGAAGCTACAACGCTGGTACGCGAGATAGTTCAATTTCTAACAAAAAGAAGGCGAGCTCTACCATCTACGCTGATAAAGATCAAATACGCGCCGCGAATGATCGTTATTCTTCGAAACAGTTAAAACAGAGCAGCGCTCAAATCTCCTCCGGGCCAGAGGGCACCTCTGTAAGCAGTAAGGATAGGCAGTACTCGAACGACAAACGCAGCAAATCTGATGCGTACGTCGGACGGGACGGCACCGTTGCTTACTCAAACAAGGACAGCGAAAAGACCTCACGACAAAGTAATACGAACTATGCCGACCAAAACTCCGTTCGCTCTGACTCTGCCGCTTCGGACCAGACCAGCAACAGTTACGACAAGGGCTACAGTGATAAAAATACAGTTGCCCATAGCTCTGGTAGTAGGGGCAGTCAGAATCAGAAATCGTCGAGCTACCGCGCTGACAAGGACGGTTTTTCCTCCAGTACGAATACTGAAAAATCCAGATTTAGTTCTTCGAATAGCGTCGTAGAAACTTCAGATGGAACTTCTGCTAGTCGCGAATCATCAGCGGAGGATACCAAATCATCCAATAGTAACGTTCAGAGCGATG AAACAGGCGAAGAAGAGGAATTGTTCGATGTTGTATCTTACCAGAAAATTGAAGATGGCAAGCCTGTAATCATAATGAAAGTTATACCAGTCG AGAAATCCGCGTCCCAATCAAGTTCTTCGCGGTCATCTCAGGAGTCTGCAAGCTATAGCAGCAGCAGCAGTTCATCGA AAGAATCCTCATCCTCGAGCTCTAGGGCTGCTTCATCAACCGACGCTTCTAGCAACACTGATTCAAACTCAAACAGCGCGGGATCCAGTACATCCGGCGGTAGCAGCACTTATGGATACAGTTCCAACAGTCGTGATGGAAGTGTATCGACCACCGGCAGTTCCAGTAACACTGATTCGAATTCAAACAGCGTAGGATCCAGGAAATCCGGCGGTAGCAGCTCTCATGAAGACAGTTCCAAGAGTCGTGATGAAAATGTATCGACCACCGGCAGTTCCAGTAACACCGATTCAAACTCAAACAGCGCAGGATCCAGTACATCTGGCGGTAGCAGCACTTATGGATACAGTTCCAACAGTCGTGATGGAAGTGTATCATCCACCGGCAGTTCCAGTAACACCGATTCAAACTCAAACAGCGCAGGATCCAGTACTTCTGGCGGTAGCAGCACTTATGGATACAGCTCCAACAGTCGTGATGGAAGTGTATCATCCACCGGCAGTTCCAGTAACACTGATTCAAACTCAAACAGCGTAGGATCCAGGAAATCCGGCGGTAGCAGCTCTCATGAAGACAGTTCCAAGAGTCGTGATGAAACTGTATCGACCACCGACAGTTCCAGTAACACTGATTCAAATTCAAACAGCGTAGAAACCAGGAAATCCGGCGGTAGCAGCTCTCATGAAGACAGTTCCAAGAGTCGTGATGAAAATGTATCGACCACCGGCAGTTCCAGTAACACTGATTCAAACTCAAACAGCGCAGGATCCAGTACATCTGGCGGTAGCAGCACTTATGGATACAGCTCCAACAGTCGTGATGGAAGTGTATCATCCACCGGCAGTTCTAGTAACACTGATTCAAACTCAAACAGCGCCGGATCCAGTACATCGGGCGGTAGCAGCACTTATGGATACAGTTCCAACAGTCATGATGGAAGTGTATCATCTACCGGCAGTTCCAGTAACACTGATTCGAATTCAAACAGCGTAGGATCCAGGAAATCCGGCGGTAGCAGCTCTCATGAAGACAGTTCCAAGAGTCGTGATGAAAATGTATCGACCACCGGCAGTTCCAGTAACACTGATTCAAACTCAAACAGCGCAGGATCCAGTACATCTGGCGGTAGCAGCACTTATGGATACAGCTCCAACAGTCGTGATGGAAGTGTATCATCCACCGGCAGTTCCAGTTACACTGATTCAAACTCAAACAGCGCCGGATCCAGTACATCGGGCGGTAGCAGCACTTATGGATACAGTTCCAACAGTCATGATGGAAGTGTATCATCTACCGGCAGTTCCAGTAACACTGATTCGAATTCAAACAGCGTAGGATCCAGGAAATCCGGCGGTAGCAGCTCTCATGAAGACAGTTCCAAGAGTCGTGATGAAAATGTATCGACCACCGGCAGTTCCAGTAACACCGATTCAAACTCAAACAGCGCAGGATCCAGTACATCTGGCGGTAGCAGCACTTATGGATACAGCTCCAACAGTCGTGATGGAAGTGTATCATCCACCGGCAGTTCCAGTAACACTGATTCAAACTCAAACAGCGCCGGATCCAGTACATCGGGCGGTAGCAGCACTTATGGATACAGTTCCAACAGTCATGATGGAAGTGTATCATCTACCGGCAGTTCCAGTAACACTGATTCGAATTCAAACAGCGTAGAATCCAAGAAATCCGGCGGTAGCAGCTCTCATGAAGACAGTTCCAAGAGTCGTGATGGAAGTGTATCATCCACCGGCAGTTCCAGTAACACTGATTCAAACTCAAACAGTGCAGGATCCAGTACATCTGGCGGTAGCAGCACTTATGGATACAGCTCCAACAGTCGTGATGGAAGTGTATCATCCACCGGCAGTTCCAGTAACACTGATTCAAACTCAAACAGCGCCGGATCCAGTACATCGGGCGGTAGCAGCACTTATGGATACAGTTCCAACAGTCATGATGGAAGTGTATCATCTACCGGCAGTTCCAGTAACACTGATTCGATTTCAAACAGCGTAGGATCCAGGAAATCTGGCGGTAGCAGCTCTCATGAAGACAGTTCCAAGAGTCGTGATGAAAATGTATCGACCACCGGCAGTTCCAGTAACACCGATTCAAACTCAAACAGCGCAGGATCCAGTACATCTGGCGGTAGCAGCACTTATGGATACAGCTCCAACAGTCGTGATGGAAGTGTATCATCCACCGGCAGTTCCAGTTACACTGATTCAAACTCAAACAGCGCCGGATCCAGTACATCGGGCGGTAGCAGCACTTATGGATACAGTTCCAACAGTCATGATGGAAGTGTATCATCTACCGGCAGTTCTAGTAACACTGATTCGAATTCAAACAGCGTAGGATCCAGGAAATCCGGCGGTAGCAGCTCTCATGAAGACAGTTCCAAGAGTCGTGATGAAAATGTATCGACCACCGGCAGTTCCAGTAACACCGATTCAAACTCAAACAGCGCAGGATCCAGTACATCTGGCGGTAGCAGCACTTATGGATACAGCTCCAACAGTCGTGATGGAAGTGTATCATCCACCGGCAGTTCCAGTTACACTGATTCAAACTCAAACAGCGCCGGATCCAGTACATCGGGCGGTAGCAGCACTTATGGATACAGTTCCAACAGTCGTGATGGAAGTGTATCATCCACCGGCAGTTCCAGTAACACTGATTCGAATTCAAACAGCGTAGGATCCAGGAAATCCGGCGGTAGCAGCTCTCATGAAGACAGTTCCAAGAGTCGTGATGAAAATGTATCGACCACCGGCAGTTCCAGTAACACTGATTCAAACTCAAACAGCGCAGGATCCAGTACATCTGGCGGTAGCAGCACTTATGGATACAGTTCCAATAGTCGTGATGGAAGTGTATCATCCACCGGCAGTTCCAGTAACACTGATTCAAACTCAAACAGCGCGGGATCCAGTACATCCGGTGGTAGCAGCACTTATGGATACAGTTCCAACAGTCGTGATGGAAGTGTATCATCCACCGGCAGTTCCAGTTACACTGATTCAAACTCAAACAGCGCAGGATCCAGTACATCTGGTGGTAGCAGCACTTATGGATACAGTTCCAACAGTCGTGATGAAAGTGTATCATCCACCGGCAGTTCCAGTAACACTGATTCGAATTCAAACAGCGTAGGATCCAGGAAATCCGGCGGTAGCAGCTCTCATGAAGACAGTTCCAAGAGTCGTGATGAAAATGTATCGACCACCGGCAGTTCCAGTAACACCGATTCAAACTCAAACAGCGCAGGATCCAGTACATCTGGCGGTAGCAGCACTTATGGATACAGCTCCAACAGTCGTGATGGAAGCGTATCATCCACCGGCAGTTCCAGTAACACTGATTCAAACTCAAACAGCGCCGGATCCAGTACATCGGGCGGTAGCAGCACTTATGGATACAGTTCCAACAGTCATGATGGAAGTGTATCATCTACCGGCAGTTCCAGTAACACTGATTCGAATTCAAACAGCGTAGGTTCCAGGAAATCCGGCGGTAGCAGCTCTCATGAAGACAGTTCCAAGAGTCGTGATGGAAGTGTATCATCCACTGGCAGTTCCAGTAACACTGATTCAAACTCAAACAGCGCAGGATCCAGTACATCTGGCGGTAGCAGCACTTATGGATACAGCTCCAACAGTCGTGATGGAAGTGTATCATCCACCGGCAGTTCCAGTTACACTGATTCAAACTCAAACAGCGCAGGATCCAGTACATCGGGCGGTAGCAGCACTTATGGATACAGTTCCAACAGTCATGATGGAAGTGTATCATCTACCGGCAGTTCCAGTAACACTGATTCGAATTCAAACAGCGTAGGATCTAGGAAATCCGACGGTAGCAGCTCTCATGAAGACAGTTCCAAGAGTCGTGATGAAAATGTATCGACCACCGACAGTTCCAGTAACACCGATTCAAACTCAAACAGTGCAGGATCCAGTACATCCGGTGGTAGCAGCACTTATGGATACAGCTCCAACAGCCGTGATGGAAGTGTATCATCCACCGGCAGTTCCAGTAACACTGATTCAAACTCAAACAGCGCCGGATCCAGTACATCGGGCGGTAGCAGCACTTATGGATACAGTTCCAACAGTCGTGATGGAAGTGTATCATCCACCGGCAGTTCCAGTAACACTGATTCAAACTCAAACAGCGCGGGATCCAGTACATCCGGTGGTAGCAGCAATTATGGATACAGTTCCAACAGTCGTGATGGAGGTGTATCATCCACCGGCAGTTCCAGTTACACTGATTCAAACTCAAACAGCGCCGGATCCAGTACATCGGGCGGTAGCAGCACTTATGGATACAGTTCCAACAGTCATGATGGAAGTGTATCATCTACCGGCAGTTCCAGTAACACTGATTCGAATTCAAACAGCGTAGGTTCCAGGAAATCCGGCGGTAGCAGCTCTCATGAAGACAGTTCCAAGAGTCGTGATGAAAATGTATCGACCACCGGCAGTTCCAGTAACACTGATTCAAACTCAAACAGCGCAGGATCCAGTACATCTGGCGGTAGCAGCACTTATGGATACAGTTCCAATAGTCGTGATGGAAGTGTATCATCCACCGGCAGTTCCAGTAACACTGATTCAAACTCAAACAGCGCGGGATCCAGTACATCCGGTGGTAGCAGCACTTATGGATACAGTTCCAACAGTCGTGATGGAAGTGTATCATCCACCGGCAGTTCCAGTTACACTGATTCAAACTCAAACAGCGCAGGATCCAGTACATCTGGTGGTAGCAGCACTTATGGATACAGTTCCAACAGTCGTGATGAAAGTGTATCATCCACCGGCAGTTCCAGTAACACTGATTCGAATTCAAACAGCGTAGGATCCAGGAAATCCGGCGGTAGCAGCTCTCATGAAGACAGTTCCAAGAGTCGTGATGAAAATGTATCGACCACCGGCAGTTCCAGTAACACTGATTCAAACTCAAACAGCGCAGGATCCAGAACATCTGGCGGTAGCAGCACTTATggatatagttacaacagtcGTGATGGAAGTGTATCATCCACCGGCAGTTCCAGTAACACTGATTCAAACTCAAACAGCGCAGGATCCAGTACATCTGGTGGTAGCAGCACTTATGGATACAGTTCCAACAGTCGTGATGAAAGTGTATCATCCACCGGCAGTTCCAGTAACACTGATTCGAATTCAAACAGCGTAGGATCCAGGAAATCCGACGGTAGCAGCTCTCATGAAGACAGTTCCAAGAGTCGTGATGAAAGTGTATCGACCACCGGCAGTTCCAGTAACACTGATTCAAACTCAAGCAGCGCAGGATCCAGTACATCCGGTGGTAGCAGCACTTATGGATACAGCTCCAACAGTGGTGATGGAAGTGTATCATCCACCGGCAGTTCCAGTAACACTGAGTCAAACTCAAACAGCGAAGGATCCAGAACATCTGGCGGTAGCAGCACTTATGGATACAGTTCCAACAGTCGTGATGGAAGTGTATCATCCACCGGCAGTTCCAGTAACACTGATTCAAACTCAAACAGCGCAGGATCCAGTACATCTGGTGGTAGCAGCACTTATGGATACAGTTCCAACAGTCGTGATGAAAGTGTATCATCCACCGGCAGTTCCAGTAACACTGATTCGAATTCAAACAGCGTAGGATCCAGGAAATCCGACGGTAGCAGCTCTCATGAAGACAGTTCCAAGAGTCGTGATGAAAATGTATCGACCACCGGCAGTTCCAGTAACACTGATTCAAACTCAAGCAGCGCAGGATCCAGTACATCCGGTGGTAGCAGCACTTATGGATACAGCTCCAACAGTGGTGATGGAAGTGTATCATCCACCGGCAGTTCCAGTAACACTGATTCAAACTCAAACAGCGCAGGATCCAGTACATCTGGCGGTAGCAGCACTTATGGATACAGCTCCAACAGTCGTGATGGAAGTGTATCATCCACCGGCAGTTCCAGTAACACTGATTCAAACTCAAACAGCGCAGGATCCAGTACATCTGGCGGTAGCAGCACTTATGGATACAGCTCCAACAGTCGTGATGGAAGTGTATCATCCACCGGCAGTTCCAGTAACACTGATTCAAACTCAAACAGCGCAGGATCCAGTACATCTGGCAGTAGCAACACTCATGGTGCCAGCCATGGTTTGGCATCATCTGGCGGTAGTATAGCATCAGCAACTAGTACTCCTGACATACTTACCATAG CACTAAGTGAAGACTCTTCCGAGGTGGATATTGATCTTGGCAATTTAGGCTGGTGGTGGAATTCAGACAATAAGGCACAAAGAGCGGCAGGCGGCGCAACAAAGTCTGAAGCTTCATCATCCACTCAAG ctaCTACAGTCAGTGGCGCAGACGACAGTGCTGATTCTTACACCTGGTGGTGGAATCCTAGACGATCAAGCAGCTCCTCTTCATCAGCAAGTTCTAGCAGCTCTGGCTCCAATGTTGGTGGTTCCTCTCAATCCAGCGGTAGCAGCACTTCTGGAAGTAATGCCCGCGGTCATCTAGGAACCGTTTCGTCCACTGGCAGTACCAGTAACACCGATTCAAGCTCAAAAAGTGCAGGATCCCGTACATCCGGCGGTAGCAGCACTTATGGATATAGCTCCAGCCATCGTGGTGGAAGCGTATCATCCACCGGCAGTTCCAGCAACACTGATTCAAGCACAAAGAATGCAGGATCCAGTACATCCGGCGGTAGCAGCACTTATGGATATAGCTCCAGCCATCGTGGTGGAAGCGTATCATCCACCGGCAGTTCCAGCAACACTGATTCAAGCACAAAGAATGCAGGATCCAGTACATCTGGCGGTAGCAGCACTTATGGATATAGCTCTAGCCATCGTGGTGGAAGTGTATCATCCACCGGCAGTTCCAGCAACACTGATTCAAGCACAAAGAGTGCAGGATCCAGTACATCCGGCGGTAGCAGCACTTACGGATATAGCTCCAGGCATCGTGGTGGACGCGTATCATCCACCGGCAGTTCCAGCACAACTGATGCAAGCTCAAACAGCGTAGGATCTAGTACATCCGGCGGTAGCAGCACTTATGGATACAGTTCCAACAGTCGTGATGGAAGTGTATCATCCACCGGCAGTTCCAGTAACACTGATTCAAACTCAAACAGCGCGGGATCCAGTACATCCGGTGGTAGCAGCACTTATGGATACAGTTCCAACAGTCGTGATGGAAGTGTATCATCCACCGGCAGTTCCAGTAACACTGATTCAAACTCAAACAGCGCGGGATCCAGTACATCCGGTGGTAGCAGCACTTATGGATACAGTTCCAACAGTCGTGATGGAAGTGTATCATCCACCGGCAGTTCCAGTAACACTGATGCAAGCACAGACCTTACAGGATCCAGTACATCCGGCGGTAGCAGCACTTATGGATACAGTTCCGACAGTCGTGATGGAAGTGTATCATCCACCGGCAGTTCCAGTAACACTGATGCAAGCACAGACCTGGCAGGATCCAGTACATCTGGCGGTAGCAGCACTTATGGATACAGTTCCGACTGTGGTGATGGAAGTGTATCATCCACCGGCAGTTCCAGTAACACTGATGCAAGCACAGACCTTGCAGGATCCAGTACATCCGGCGGTAGCAGCACTTATGGATACAGTTCCGACAGTCGTGATGGAAGTGTATCATCCACCGGCAGTTCCAGTAACACTGATGCAAGCACAGACCTTGCAGGATCCAGTACATCGGGCGGTAGCAGCACTTATGGATACAGTTCCAACAGTCGTGATGGAAGTGTATCATCCACCGGCAGTTCCAGTAACACTGATGCAAGCACAGACCTTACAGGATCCAGTACATCCGGCGGTAGCAGCACTTATGGATATAGCTCAAGCAATCGTGATGGAAGTGTATTGGCCACTGGCAGTTCCAGTAACACTGATGCAAGCACCACAGAAGAATCCACCACGTCCGCTGGTAGCAGCACTGAAGGATATAGTTCCAGTAGCCATGATGGAAGCGTAACATCCACCGACGGTTCCAGCACAAGTGGAGGAGCTTCTTCCAGCTCAG CGTCAACCGCCAAAAGCGACGCCGCGTCATCTGAAGACGGTTTCTGGTGGTGGAATAGAAGGAAATCAGGATCCGGTCACAAAAGCGCTACCGTACAGTCATCCACAACCGATAAGACGAGCACCGACAGTGCCAGCAGCACCGATTCCACCTCAAGCACGTCCGGGGCAAGCACAACCACTTCAGGCAGTTCTTCTACCTCGGGCGGTTCAAGTACATCGGACGCTTCCTCCACTTCGTCTAGTGTTTCCAGAAGTCATCGTTCAGGCGTGAACAGACTTTTACACAAGCCTGGTCAAGGAAAAATATGCCTTTGCTTCGAAAACATATTCGATATTCCTTACCATCTCCGTAAGAATATCGGTGTTTAA